A window of Meleagris gallopavo isolate NT-WF06-2002-E0010 breed Aviagen turkey brand Nicholas breeding stock chromosome 26, Turkey_5.1, whole genome shotgun sequence genomic DNA:
CACTGAGCTTTTCTGAGCATTTGGCCAGGTCGCAGTTGCTGACTGCTGAGCAGTTAGGAAAAAGTATCCCCTCTTTCAGGTGCTCAGCACTTGAGCAACCCCAGGGTCATCTGCTTCTCTCATAGCTAGCACTGCTTTGCCCTGCAAAAATAGCCAAGGTTGGAACCAGCACCGCCTGGCCCCTAAGGGACACAAGAAGGTTAAGTCCAGTCCTCTGTGGCACGTAAACTGGAGCAGTAGTTGAGGTTGACCCTTTTAGGTCACTTTAGCTGAAACATGGGAGGAAGTCTGTAGCTGGCTGGTGTTGATGGGTGCAGAAATATCATTGAGGGCAGAACTGGTACTGCGAGGCACAGGAGGCTTTCTCAGCCCTGATTTATGCTCTTAGAGCTGCCACTGAGGTGGCCAAATCAAGGCAGAATATCTGCCAGGTTGCTTGGTGATAGTAGAACTGCACAGGCATTGGTTGAAAGAAacccacagaaagaaaatgcagatacATTTTCCATAAGCAGTTGTTGGCTCAGCAATTCTGGTCTCATCTCTCGGGTATTTCTGGATGGTTTAAGTGAAATAGTGAAATAGTTTAAATTTAATgcaagtggaaaatatttttcttttttttcttttttttttttggtgttgcaAAGATGTGGAGGAGAAAAGCAAGGCTCAAACTGTTCCTACTTTGCTGGTGTAATGGCAAAGTTTTCCAAGCTTGCTTTGCAAGTGGCTGCATTCTGGATGTGAGTGAAGCAGATGTGGGGAGAAGTGCCAGCCAAGAAGACACATGGCTCTGATCTACCCCTCATGGCATTTTATCTGGGACCTGAGTTGTGATCCCACAACTGTTCATGCTGGGGAATATAGGTCAGCAGCAGGCCAGGCTGGCAACACCTTTCTCCTGCTGGTGAAGAGTTACTTGCTAAAATAGACTCATTGAGGCCTATAGATTATTATGTTCATCAGTGGTGATTCATACTAAGAGTTTCATAATCAGGCCTGCTGGTGTAATATGTTCCTTTCCACAGTACCATTTATCTTAAAGATCTCGGAATACTTTATGTACATTAAGCTTTAATCCGTGTTTTACCACCAGCAAGGCAGGTAAGGAGAATTGTTTCCATTTTGCAAATGAggaaaactgaggcacagagtgAGAAAGTGGCTTGCCCAAGATTCTGGAGGTTGTTTGCAGAGTTGAGTGCAGTGGCCATCTTTGAATGAGGGTACATTTCCCATGCGTGGCCCCAGAGACCTAAAAGGGATATTTACTTTCTTGGGGCTAAGGCTGAGCAGAAATCTGTCCATAGTTGTAAGGTTAGAAGGGAATCAGAAACTCCTGCAGCGTCTGAGGTTGTTTAAATTTGCCATCCCCAACTGAAGTGTTGGGTCAGAAGTGCTAGTTTGCTTTTAGGGCTGGTATCAGATGGTTGGTATAAGATGTAGAATTAAGAGGTAGTGAAGAAACACAGTTTGGGAGAGAAATCTCTCTACAGCTCCCATTTTCCATCCATATTACCACTGAATTGAcctttgtctgctttcttccctgCCAGGGTCCCCTTCTCTGAGGGCATATCCTCTCATCTCCGTTATCACCAGGCAGCCCTCTGTGGTCCCTCACCTCGTTCCAGCTGCCACCAGCTCCCATGTGCTGCCAGCCCAGACCTCAGCGACTGCGAGCTCAGAGACGCCAGCCAGCGAGACCCACGGCAGCAGCGAGTCAGAGGCAGAGCAGCCCACACCTCGGTTAAAAAAGCCACGCCGGAGTCGGACCATCTTCACAGAGCTCCAGCTGATGggcttggagaagaaattccAGAAGCAGAAGTATTTGTCTACACCTGACAGGTAGGAGTtcgctgggctggggagggagaTCCAAGCAGCCCATCGCAGGTCGGGCTCTCCACTATCTACCACCAACTGCAGTCGTTTTGCTGTGCAGAATGCACTTGTCTTCATCTGGTTTACTGCTTTATCTGAGCAGTCCGTTCAAATGCTCGTTGCTCCCTTTTCTACATTCTGGGATTAACGCCTTGTGCACATCTGTAGCTCCCTTCTGTCCCTCCTCAACCTGGGGACAGCCAGACACAGCTGAAACTATCTGCAGGCCTGAATGTGGCTATAAATAATGCttagaaaggagcaggaaaataCTGTTTCCTAAACTAGGAGAAGGACAGGGAGCAAAAGGGTTGAAGCAAGCCTGCTCAGCTGTCCCCATACTGAGTGCTCCCTGGCTGCAATGTGCTGCTTTCTAGCTCCACGGCGATGCCTCTGCTGTTGGCCGAGGACATGGGCAGATGACCTGGTTAAATTTCAAGGCTAACTTCTCTTGGGATCAAAGATGACACGAACAGGCTGTATCAATGGAAATGTCTGGTGATAGACGTGCCTGCTAGCAGGCATCCAGGCTCAGAGATGTGCAAGAAGCTGAGCAAagcctctttcttctttcccgTTGTTGCTCCAAACCCTTGAGAAAAGATGCAGCCTGGTTTCCTGCTGGGATGCTGAGGTGGATGGCTCTGTCTCTGTGGCAGCTGGGAGGTTGGCTGTAGCTTCAGCTTGCTGCTGAACTAGCTCTCATCTGACAAACATGGCTAGCAATTCAGTGAGCAGTTAGTGGTCTGTCCAGCAGGGAGAGAGCCTGGGACGCATAGATATGAAGGCTGCCTTGCCCCATCTTGAATTCTCAGGGACTGATTGATACCAAATAGACAAACTGTAATAAGgagaggttttgtttgttttaaaggctTTAAATGCTACTCTGCAAATTTAGATTACAGGAAAAAGCCTTGTCCAATTCCCATTCAGTTTGTAAAGCTAGAGAGGGTTTGAAAGGTTCACCAGACCTTGAACTCCACAGATGGCAGAATCCCAATAtttaaaatggttttgaagtCAGCACACTCAACTTGTACTGCCTGTCACCAAAGCCAAGGATCACAGCTAGACCGAATTTCAAGAGCTAGTCTGAATGTCTCATACAGCTTTCGATCCTAATGCTCCTGTAGTGACTCCTCCCAGCGTCACATAAGCAGATTGTTGACACCATTGATGAAGCACTCAGGGCTGGTAAATTAATTTAATAGTATGACTGTTTCTTGGCTTTGTCTGTGTTAGAGCCTGGTGAGCGATTCCTGTCCCTGCACCACTTCCCCTGTTTGTTTCCTTGGGTTTCCAGGCAATGCTGACTACAGTAATGTGTGTGGCAAGAGATGGCAACTGGCTGCAGGTAATCAGAGTGTGATAACATGCATTATGTCAAGCTAGCCAAGCAGTGTTTCTCTCTCTGAACTCATGGCTGGAAACGTGATGGTGAAGCAATGGATTGTGATCTGTGTTCAGTCCAGCAGCTTTTGGCCTAGACACAAGATTGTGCTGGTTAGAGGGCATACAGAGCACCTGGTTTGTTAGTAGTAAAGGAGAGCAGTGTGATACAATAATGCCTCCGCCACATTCTCAGACAACACTGATAATATTTTTAAGTCAATGGGATATCACACAGACATTGTATAGAAGCGTAGGCAGCAGGGAATCTGAAGTGGAGAAAAGCATGAAGCCAGGAGTGTGtatgtgagcagagagctggtGTGGGGTGCGTAGGTGTTTGTAAATACACGAGTGAGCCTGACTGCCTGAGGAGCCcagctgaaacagaaatgctATTATGAACAACTTGGCCTTGACGAGTGTGCTTTCTCCCATGCAGAAATAGGGAAATATCTGTCAGAAAGCTCATACAGTCACCAGAACACCTCGGAATGTGGCTCTGGGTTTGGGCTGTCCCACCTGTGGGATTTGCGTGACTCTGTGGGGCACTTGCCTGGAGTTGCTGAGGATTTCCAACTCTGCCTGTTGTGCAACTCCATTACAACACTGCCAGATGCATGGTACCATCACCTGTGGGGAAGGATAAAGAGCTAGCCTGAGCTGCATTTGCTTCATATCCTGAGttttaatatagaaataatGAATGGTTTCAGATGAACTTGCACAGGTTGGAGAAATGCGGAGGATGAATCAGGATTATGGGCTGTCTGCCACACATACCCTTAAGCTAAACACGCAAATAATAAATTCGTTTATAAGCTTAAATTGCCTATAATAGCACAATGCATAAGAAATTAATAGATTTAGATGTACTGCTGCTctttgagaaatgaaaaagtatCATTATCCTCATTATGTAGGTAGTGAAGATGAAATATGATACAAAAAGCAACGCTTTCACAGCCAGACTGATGCCAGGTGTCTTGCTTCTTGCATGGTTGCTTCAGACACCATGGACTTATTTTTCAGGAATGCTGTGtaccagcagctccctgcctcATGCACAAATGTGGAGCATCAGCAGTCAGCATACAGCAGTCCTGCGTTTGAAACAGAGCAGGCAAACCTTCGAGACTTGTAGAGTTTGCCATTTGTCCACGGACACCTTAaccattctttcttcttccataaCAGCAACTATCTTTACACTCTGGGAGAAGCAAAGCAATCCTTTCTGGcagtcctgctgctgtgtggtTGGCTGCCCTTGGTATCTGGGTGCTTCTCATCCTCTGTCAGCTCCTCATAGTGTTTGCCTTCTCTTGCAGGCTCGACTTGGCGCAGTCGCTGGGGCTGACCCAGCTCCAGGTGAAGACATGGTACCAGAACCGCAGGatgaagtggaagaaaatggTAAGGGGTTTGGTACTGTTTCTCTTAGTCCTTACAAACTGCTTTGGAAAGAATGGATTCCGAAGCTGGGTGTAGCATCAGTGATTTGTGTCTATTTATActaaatcttgttttcttcttgctgaaTTTGCCTACAATTTTCttagaaatgtgctttttttaatctataaaaAGCTCACATTGGAGCATAAGTGGTAGGCTGGAGGTACAACAAGCAGTAGGAAGAATGTGGAGCTGAGGGATGAAAGGAATTAGAGCAGAGGGAAGAACCGAACTATGTACCTCTGCATTTTTGGCATAATAATATTAAATGCTAATTTAGAAGGCAAAGTGGAACTGGCAAGAGAACAGACAGTCAGAAGCAATCCTGGCTAAAGTTTGAATGTTCTTACTTGGGCTTTAAATAGATCAAATGCTCATGAAAGGGTCTGAATTGTGCATAAAATCTTTATGTAATGTTGAGGACTGAGTGATCAGACCACTTTTGGGACTGCTGTAGAAACTGGCTCAGATGGCTCCATCTAAATTCTGAGTGTCCTTGCTGGTATTTTTTGCATTTAGTTTTAGTTACATGAGAAAATGATTGAACTCACTCAGTGAATGCAGGGAATTTCTCTGAAGCTGAATGGTGACCGCAGGTCACATTTCATCCTCTCTCTAAAGGAAGCCTCGCAGCAGTGAAGTTCAGGTTGATCTGACTGTTATTCTCTTTGCTCCAGGTGTTGAAAGGTGGGCAGGAAGCTCCAACAAAGCCCAAAGGCCGTCCAAAGAAAAACTCCATTCCCACCTCAGAGGAAAttgaagcagaagagaaaatgaacagcCAGGCTCAGAGTCAGGAGGCGGAGGGATCTCAAGCCCCCGAGGAGCCTAAAGTGGCAGAAGAGAAGCCAGAAGTCTCTTTGGAGACAGAAAAGTCTCCAGAACATATACCAGAGCCCTCCTCAGAGGAGGCTACGCCATTAAGttaaagggaaaagagaagggaaagggaaaaaaagaaaaagcaacgagggaaaccaaaaccaaatatatatatgtatgtatatatatatatttaaatatgtatgtaaTTGTTggtgtgtacatatatatataaatatatatatatatatatgtagacCTTGTGTATAAGTTGAAAGATTGGTCACTTTGTGCCTTTGGGAATCAGCCATCATGGGCCACGGTGGAACAAAGATGTCCAGTGTGAGCAGTGGCACATGTATGCCTTCCCACAGAGAACGATGGAGGCCTGGATGTATTTCCAGAAAAAACGTGTCCAGAAACCCCAGACAGCTCCTGGCAAATAAAGGAGAAGGCCAGGGCTCCTTTCCTGGAGAGGGAGGCAGATGTGTAGTGGTTCAGCTGTGTTGGAGGGTTCCGTGTGTTCGCTTGGCTTTATCCTTGCCTTTAAAAGTAGTGCAAATGGACTTGGCCTGGTCTTGGATCAGGGACAGCAAAGAAATGGGGAGCTCTCACAGCACCATTTCGACTTGTAACCAGCACTTATTTCTGTTAGGGATGGGCCCAACTTAAACATTTTGGGGGAAGAGTTCAGACACATGGGTTTGCTTTGGCCCAGTAAAGAGACCAAAGCTTCTGAAGAGAGACTCATACCCAGGTCAGCACTCAGATTTCGTGTCTCATGGTTATTTGGGTGCCGTGTCTGTAAATTTGCAGTGATCCAGGATAAAACATCGAAGGGGATGAGGGTTTGGATTTGAGTCTGCTCCAAAAGCTTTGGAACGCTTGGATCTGGGATTTTTGCTTTGGGCCCACTTCTAGTTTTTCTAggatttttaaagaacatttaaatgtttccaGGGTTTTGGGAGAAGGATGGATTTAAGAAGTTGCTGCGGAAAGTTCGCGTTTGTTTAAGATGTGTGCCAAGAATAGACGTGCATCGTGTTTCCTAAAGTCTTGTTAAGGGTGCATTTTGCCCAAAGGCTGCAAGAGATGTATTAAGataacctttattttttaattaaaactgaaatatataaacaaaccagttgttgttgtttctcttccagaaTGCTAGGCAGACTTTTCTGGGTTAGGTCATTCGTTCTAACAAACCCTGGAGAACGTGGGACTCATCCAGCTTCCTGTAACCCTCCTGGGCAGGAGGCACTGTGCATGCTTCTTGCAGCACCTTGCTGAGGTAGGTGAGGGTGCTGCCCATGTCACCTTGTCACTGGGTGCAGGGCAGTGTCTCAGGGTGTTCTTGCTGGTTTGTCACTTCCCCTTCTGCACATCTAGTTAATAAATGGGCATCTCTGACCCTGTCTGAAAAGGCTTCTACAGATTTCAGTgcatcttaagaaaaaaagagaaaacatccaCCAGAGTTGAGCAATGTTGTTttgtaagaaacagaaaatctcAGGCATGTTACACCATTTGGCATTTTTACCTGGAGGTAGAAATGAGACCAAAGAGTTCTCACT
This region includes:
- the BARX2 gene encoding homeobox protein BarH-like 2, producing AKAGRRRYKTFMIDEILSKETCDYFEKLSLYSVCPSLLVRPKPLHSCAGSPSLRAYPLISVITRQPSVVPHLVPAATSSHVLPAQTSATASSETPASETHGSSESEAEQPTPRLKKPRRSRTIFTELQLMGLEKKFQKQKYLSTPDRLDLAQSLGLTQLQVKTWYQNRRMKWKKMVLKGGQEAPTKPKGRPKKNSIPTSEEIEAEEKMNSQAQSQEAEGSQAPEEPKVAEEKPEVSLETEKSPEHIPEPSSEEATPLS